tgatttgtatattgtgttcattgaatatccattaaaggctacttgaattgatttgcaattatgtgaattgtatgtgaaactctttacttgtatggttattctaaagttgtccctagtcggagttcatgtgaggacacacatgaatattagactagcacatgtattagttgatgactatgtttcacaagtcatggacatggagatgttgaactaataatgtggacacatgtggagacatgtgcaaggactgacccaacacgagaagtagttctctctttaaacaacatatacgctttgtccttagacctgagattgtcgcatgtattctagatgtggatcgacctacttaggggctatcaaacgctacaccgtaacagggtagttataaaggtagctttcgggtttgtcaagaagcatgctatgagacatggtcaatcaagatggaatttgcccctctctgattgagagtgatatctctgggcccctcgagtgatcggatccgaaaatgcatggccatgctacgtacggttaagagttaacctacaaagggattccgaatcacaggatcgagaaagagcggtcggcttgaagctagaccaaatatcatgaggcaaagggaatagcatgtatattatgttctgatggttcgtctgatatgatcttcgtgtgcgtataggagttggcacgtcttgctagaggccgctaccgactattgggccgagtaggagtactcgggccatgtctatatgtattcgaacccaattcggatctgatccgagttggattaggtttagaagtactaatgggcctcggacccagaggcccattaggaacctctataaatagaggggtgggggcgccctagggtttacacctttttggcgaaacacatctgctgcgcctcccacgccctcgcctattgcaactcaaggatctagcagtccggcttgcgacgcttcctccctgcacatgtggataccttggaggtgttgtgcctgcagcacttggacgagccgccgacgagccacgacgagccgacgacgagccgcggcacgagagcgatcttgctgcacgtggatgagctgctgaggagctactggacgttgacatgatcgactacgtacgactacgttgatcgactacgtacgactacgttgatcgtcttcactgcgtcgacgcaaatctacatcttccgcaccagtagtgcgtcgagtggtaatcccgtgatccttatacggcagttcttcctggttttacacggtagaaattttgatttgcgctagtgtagcctacctcgtatcccaacactttcTGCCTCCATGCCtgtcttcaagtacttcatggtccTCTTTGTGGTTcctaattataataatatctttAGGTAGCACTCTATTCTCTAAATAACTATAAAAATACATAGGAACAAGCTCACCTTATCTTTAGCATGAATGGTCATATCAAGTGTGTCGtttcctcatcattctccccttttTGAAAGCAAACCGTCCTCAGTTTGACCATAGTTGTAGAATATGTTGTAGGTAACAACCAACAATTCGTCTCTTCTTTCAATTAGACCTATTTCTTTAAAAGAAAACTAGAGGAACTTGAAGTGACATGATTAGTGTTATTGCAGCCCTCTAGATGATTGCATTGTTTTACAACCAAAGAAGATTTCAGATTTGAACAAATATAAACTCGATGTACCATATATTCTCCTTGACAATTGTACTTGCCAATAAAGTGATATGTATGATTAGACAAGCATGTCAATTCAGAATATACAAAAAGTCTCTCCTCCAAACAGTTTAGATTACACAgtatatcaaattcaatataacccaaagtatttaaagaagACAATAATTTTAGCTGATAATGTGCACTAATTATGGGGACAAAAACTTTATTTTTAGCATAAGTACATGGATCCAAAGAAATGATATCATGTGGAGGGACTAGTTGTCACATAGGAATAAATGAATCACTGTCACACAACTCTTCTTTATCACAAGAACCAACAAGCAATTCATTGTGTGATAAAGGTAAATCATGAAAAGGTTCCACTAGAAGTTGCTCTATGATAGCATGATTGGTGGAAAAATTTAGCACATCAAGAGAATCCTCACCTTTCGTGAGTGTAGCACCATGCACATTACACATGTTCTCATTTTCATCAGGAGTAGTAGGTGCATTGTGAAATGATGGTTCTGAATTTGCACATGAGGTTGTGAGCTCATTTTCCATCACGTCCTCCTTGTCCTCTTGCTTTTGTTCATtgtcctgcaaaaggttaggcaTAGCGAGAGATACAACAAAAGATTGATCCTCTAATTGATGCACCTCATCATTATATGAGATGGATTAGCAAAAATTTCTCTCATAAGAAATTTGATATCTAATGGACTTAAGATCTCCCACCAAGTTAAAGCAGAATGTCGCAAGACACTAGTTGCAGTCTTGACCTTCCTCCTTGCACACATAACACTATTAGCAAATATTTTATCTATTGCTATTTCCCACTCAATGTAGTCATTAGCACCTATATCATCATAAGTTGGTGGATATGAACAACCTTTCATTGTTAGAAGATAGCAAAATACAATAAAAAGtattatccctatcaactaATAGGTGGTGGAAAGGTGGAACTTCCACAATATCTCAAGTGTCTTACCATAGTCTTACAAGTGTTCTTACCAAAGCAAAAAGGATGGTACTAACGGTGGCCGGTTCTCACCTTGAGGTAGTGAATGAGGCGATTGCAAGGTAGAACCCGAGTTGATCATAAGTATATATGTGGAGTTCTCGGTAGGCAAAATATGGTAGCAAGGATTAGCAACAATTCAATTCAGAAATTGCGAAACTGAAAACTAGTCCCAAGCTAGTCTATGTCAATGGCCTAAACTTGTCTCAGATCTAGTTCAAGAAAGCAACAATACAACTCAGCATAAGGACTCGAAAGGATGCAAgcacttctgaatttttttattttctttttattgtttcttcttttttttttgggtgcgGCTTTTTCTTCACTTTTTCAACACCTCTTTGccttttgttcttttttcaACTAGCAGAAAGTGCTGCAAAATCAAATTACAACTCTGGGGCTGTTTGGCAATAGGGTgtttaacacccatcacatcggaagtttggatgctaattaggagttttaaatataggttaattacaaaactaattgcacagatggggtgtaattcacgagacgaatctattaagcctaattagtccatgatttgacaatgtggtgctacagtaaccatttgctaatgatggattaattaggcttaatagattcgtctcgcgaattagcacggggttctgcaattagttttataattagctcatgtttagttctcttaattagtatctgaacatccgatgtgacactgttaaagtttaacacctcgtatctaaacacccccttagaagaAAACGATGTACAAGCACCGCTCAATCTCCATGCTGGGAAAAGCTTCCAACGCCCAGCGCCCAAAAATCCTCACGATGAACCAATTTTGggatggaaaagaaaaatctccTTCGAAAAAAAATGACAAGCCTGATTTCTGATCTATtaggaaaaataggaaaagCTTCTTATTCCTGGTGCGTCCCGAGTACACAGCAAAAAGTTTATGCTAGAGTTGCAAAAAGACGACAACTCGAAACCAATGTACAAGGAGTTGCTCGGTGATATTGGATCTCAAGAAAATCAAACTGGTAATGCTAGCGCCAGTTTCGATACCAATTTTCACAACTTGTGCAGCAAGCACGTAGCACCAAACAATTGAAGATTGCAAAACAAATCTATGCGCGACCAGCTAACACATCAATAATGACCCAAACTAAACTTTGACTCGATTAAACCAACGAACATGACGACATGGCGAGGGattaaaattcagaaaaacaatctgaaaagaaaaattgttgggCACAAAAGGGTTATAGGACAGCGGAAACGATGATGAACATATATTTTTGTAGGGTAATTTTCTGGAGTTTTAGGACGATGGCAAATGTAACTAAACCTAGGGTAAGCATGACGGGATACATGAGTCTCTGATTACCACTTGATAGGAATTAGGGTGTCCGATCTTCCGTCAGGTGAGGGTAACTCTCGATATGATGGAGAACAACACACTCGATTCGGCTTCTAATCAGTAAAATCCGAACCCCGCAATCGAAGCACCACTTCTCTGGTTATCAACCGTGCACAACCCGGTTGACCTCGCCACGAAGGCTATCCCTTGTATGCAAATCGAGAACACAAGCAAGGGCAAGGAAGAACGCAAATTAATTGCAGAAAACCATGATTAAGCATATGAAGTTGGGGTCTCACAAACCAATGAATGGTGACTGTCAATGACAGattaaatctaaacaaaacccgagtgtCTAGTATGACGGCTACTGAGTTTTATACATTGAAGAGGTGGAGGCCAAGGGGGAGGACGACCTAGGGCACCCTTGGGGCATTCTCCTCATGGTTGGGACGCATAACAACTTGGCCTAAGTCCCAAGCAAACTTACAAGGCCTAAGGCCCGACATAAGGTGATGTAGCACCCTAGCAGATTCTATACGTCCACTTGTTTCGATGATTCTCATTGACTCAGAATTAATTTTGACATTAAACCGGCGCCATTGGAAAGTGTATTTTCTCAGCTTTCCATGCATGTATAGGATATCCAAAACATACTCTGTACGTGATCTGGCGTCAATTCTAAGATGGACTGCTCTTGGACTCCGAGGTGGACTTGAACTTGATATAGTATGGGCCTCCAACTTGCTTGGACATCCCTTGCTGGTTCTCTCCACCTCCATATCTTTCTTTAAGTACTTCATGATCTTGTTCCTAATTATAATAATATACTCTATTCTCAAAATAATTAAAAACAATATGAGCTCGTCTTCTGATCATATCTAAGTTTGTCATATCGTGTCCCAAGCCACGCAATCCTAGCTCCGCCTCACAGTGAGCGTGACAGATGGGATACGACTCAGCGAGGGAAAAATGACTGCTATATTATATTGTGTCGTGGTTGTGTTTGGCGTGGAATGTAATAAAGGATACTGTTGCATCCAACGCACACGTACGAGTAATGAAGTGCTGCTGCGAACATGAATCAACTTCCCAAAGGCAATGATGAGTGGACGTCTTGATGCGACAATAATCACTGAAAATATACTCGATGAAAACAACCCTTCGTGACTCATAaacttaggggtgtttgatacaaggtgctaaactttagcaggatcacattagatatttgatactaattaggaggactaaatatgaactaattacaaaactaattacacagatggagtctaattcacgagaggaatctattaaggctaattaatccatcattagcaaatggttaatgtagcaccacattatcaaatcatggactaattaggcttaatagattcgtcttgcgaattagactccatctgtgcaattagttttataattaaactatattcaatacgtatccaaacatccaatgtgacaggtgctaaagtttaacagggTCAACACCCCCTTCCTATGAGATCTACTAGTTACTTGCGTATAGATGTCATAAAATTGTAACAACTACGTCATTACAACAGTTGGTTCTACAGCAATCTTTTCAAGAAAGAATTTTGGGTGCTAGAAATAATTAGGCTGAGACCTAATAAACTCCCTTCGAAGGAATAACCATGAATTTAGGACAGTATTTGTTTTAGCCCTCCTTCTGGATGctttattaaatatataaaACAATCATATACAATATTTTTAGACTGATTTTCTTTCCAAGGTAGTTTGCTAAGAAATCTGGATTTGATGAGTGCGACCATATATTCATTAAGGCATAGAACAATTTTACGGTTCCTTGATATATATCAGCAATCATAACACGGGTACTACCAAATTGTTGTACCTGATTGAGGTGCCACTTCTATATAACAGCATCGTAATAATAGCTTTGGTACATTTTTCAAGAGACGTAAAATGCATCATATGTCGAACCCTGATTCTGAGAGTCTAGTACATTGTGTATGCCATGAATATGCCAAATACACGTAAAATGGCCACACAAAATGGTATAAAAAATACTTTTATTGATAAGAGAATAAAGTGTCTTACAAAGGTTCATAAGGCTATAAGCCTTACAATTTGATAGCAttacatcaagcaatatcttaCAATCCATGGTCTAAGGGCTATGACTACACCTTGGTTTATTCTAGCGATTGTGTTAGCGCTGATGGTTGAGGGTACTTCTAGGCGTAGACTAGCGACTGAGGATGGACAACATATATAGCTGTTCCACTCCTACAGGCATGGCTGGGCCACTACAAAACAACTTCACATGTAGAAACACTATTTTTATGTATTGGAGACATTTTATGTTGTCCCTGTAGAGTCATAGGGTCATTTTCCAATATATTATAGAGATGCCACAACAAACAGTGTCTCTTTGAATCAAAAGACATTTTTAGGTGCCTTTATGTTGGCGCTCATTAATTACACctttttacccctgtttatattcaataatgacatgaatttaatacctaaactactAACCATACCTAGTAATGGAGCCGTTTTCgtatatgcattgtattttggaggacgtTCTGTTTTCGCATGAAATTGGCCTATAATGCAAGATAATTGGACAAAGCCCTGAACAAGGGACAActcaaagaaagaagaaggccaACATGCCCGGAAAGAGCCTAGGATGGAGCCCAGGCctatcggcctagggtcctcagGGCCCATTCGTGTTCATTCTTGGCGACCAATCATCCaggatgacttaagggctaagtctctgaagatatggcaagttgaTTTTAGGATCAAAGTGAATCGAGCGGAGATTTGGAAGGTTATCAAAAACCATTCTTATCCCAAGGTTATCatcgtgccaggcccacatgcaagtgagaAGAAGACTCCGGTACACCAGAGATGTCTTGGGAGCGAAGGGAGGCGCGAGAGGCCAAAAGGAAGatccaggccaatcggcctggacccACCTAGGCCGATCGACTTGGGCCATTCCCTTACCCCTCGACTTCCCATTTAGGCCATGTGtcctctagactataaataccacGATTCTACATCAACCATGGAGATTAATTCGACGTATTCGACGGTAAGTAgcaaagaagcagaaggagcttgagggatagCACTTCGGTGAGCCCAGTGCCATGCAGTTGTCTAGTGTTTAACGTAACTAAGCTTTAGCCGATGTGGGAACCTTGCGAGGAAGATCCATgtcggagttctggagctaggatcaactgatcaaggtaggatcccggttgAGATctggtgatgtacaatcattcatggtgaagtaatggATATGTTCCAGTTCTTAGCAATATAAGTGCCTCCCTCTATGGTTTAATGCTTTATCAGGTTTGCTTGTTTTTGTTCtatgatcgatgatagattgcataGGATATTTATGTGGTCGTGGTGATTAGATTTGGGTTATGACACTAATGTTCTTATGTTCGTTCTCTTAAACTTGCTACACTAATGGGGGGATCGTGACAGGACCTACAGGTGGGGTTTTCGGGAGccagaccggaggtgtagatttaaagaggCTTTTGATTGAGAATTGCATCTGTTTTGCTTTGCTATCTTGCTCAAAATTACAACTTATGCATtatctaggttgctctagattggttacctcttgCTTATATCtgttatctatctatatatgTTGATTACATCTAATCTACTCATAAACAAAGATTCATACTGACAATGCTAATTGAACTAGTTCTTGCATTATAAGTATCATAGATTTATCGATAAATCTTGAGGAAATACTACGAGGAATAGCTGCATAGTGTATATCATGTTGGCTATCTACATGTGTGTGGATCGCCCTCATAGGTACCGATGCGCTTTGGACTGACACGGATAAGGTCTTTCGCAGTAATGTTTACTCTTTAGAGAGAGATATATATAGCTCGATGGTTCAATGACGAGACAACATCTTCCCCATGCTTTGGTCACCCTTCACCCAATTCGATTTAGTATTAACTTTTGATGTGTCGTTACAAACATAAAGGATATCTAATCATCAATTCTTTGCTGGTACAAGTATTTCGACTACGCTAGTAACAACTGAAGGCTTATATTTGTCTAACTAAGATAGCAGCATGTTTGACAGAGAGGCTAAAACATGAGATGGAAGAGAACAGTAGCATTTCCATCATGGCCCAGAATtagttataaaaaatatatattgcaTGCGACATATATAAATACACCATATATTATGATAATTAAcattaaaataaaatatcaATGTACGTACATATATACTATCCAACGCCATCTGGTTGGAGGATGTTTATTTGCCATTTTCATCACATGCACCGGTACTTATTCAAATGAAAGTTATAAGGATAAGCATGCATGAGTACACATCTAAGGCATGACATTTATTTAGCTAGTACACATCATCATGCCATGTTCCGGTGCAATCCTGCTATGGATAGACCTCAAAGACACCACGAGCTCCAAATTTCTTTAGAAGCTTATAGTCACTGAACCCTGCTTTCATGAAAATCTCACGCCATTCTTTTTCGTCCCGTTGACGTCCTTTAGTCATTGTCATCATGGCAACGTCCATTAAGAGCTGGGCCTCCAACAATGGCCCCGCAGAGTAGTCAATCACAATATCGCCAATAATAACTTTTCCACCATCCTTTCGTGAAGGAATCGCCTTACGGCATTGAGCGAGGATCTTCACGCAATCCTCGTCAGTCCAGTGGTGCAGCATAAGCTATCATGCACACATTGTAACATAGTTATATGCAACGATCTGTTACTGAGTGAGTGAACGTTCTATATTTTTAAGCGAGATTGCAAGTCATAGATATCAAGATGAGAAAATATCAGGGTTGTCATTTAGATGTGAAATTAAAATGGCAGTGATTCGCATTTTAATTTTCTATATTACATGGTTTAATTTTGGTTCATGAAATTTTTATTAGCAACAGTATAAATAACGCAATCTAAAAATTGTTACCTTTAGCACCACAGTTTGAGCAGGTGGGATGAAATTGAACATGTCATCTTGAACATAGTTTATCGCACCATCACCCGGTTTGGAGCTAATCGTCTTGGGATTGGCCAGCACCGTGCACTTAATATGTGGGAAAGCCTTGACAAGGGCCCTGGCAAATGTGTCATCACCAGAGGCACCCCAGCAGCAAGTCGTTGACTGAATCCCCTTAAATATGTCACGGAACTCCCGCATTGCAATTGGAACCCCAAAGTTGTCGTGGGCTTCCAAAGCTTCATTTGCCATCTTGTGGTAATCTGCGTCAAGACTCTCCATACTCTCATGGAACAAAGTTGCCCCATGCAGCTCCTCGAATGGTGGTGTCACTACGTCCTTCTTGAACCAGTCAGCCAGCCCCATTGCCGCATCGATGTAACGTGTTGAGGTGGTCGTGAGCACGAAAGACGTATGGTTGATGTGTACCTCGTCAGGGATGCCATCCACCAAGAGGTAGGACACGGGGTTGATGCAGTATACCCCCTCCTCCGTGCTCTTGTCCACAGTGAATGCGCCCGACGCAGCCAAGAGCCGCATCAAGCGGCGAAGGAACGGTAGCTTAGCAGAGGGGAGAGACAGTGCAGTGATAAGGCCAGTGGGTGAGGCAGCCCCACCAAGGCGGTGGATTGCCGTGGGGATGCCAAGCTCGACTGCACACCTCAGTGCCATTGGTGTCAGGTAGTAGAGGCTGTGGCGCCACA
This genomic window from Setaria viridis chromosome 8, Setaria_viridis_v4.0, whole genome shotgun sequence contains:
- the LOC117866436 gene encoding flavonoid O-methyltransferase-like protein Os11g0303600; this encodes MTAQTVVPTDAELLQAQADLWRHSLYYLTPMALRCAVELGIPTAIHRLGGAASPTGLITALSLPSAKLPFLRRLMRLLAASGAFTVDKSTEEGVYCINPVSYLLVDGIPDEVHINHTSFVLTTTSTRYIDAAMGLADWFKKDVVTPPFEELHGATLFHESMESLDADYHKMANEALEAHDNFGVPIAMREFRDIFKGIQSTTCCWGASGDDTFARALVKAFPHIKCTVLANPKTISSKPGDGAINYVQDDMFNFIPPAQTVVLKLMLHHWTDEDCVKILAQCRKAIPSRKDGGKVIIGDIVIDYSAGPLLEAQLLMDVAMMTMTKGRQRDEKEWREIFMKAGFSDYKLLKKFGARGVFEVYP